One Podarcis muralis chromosome 1, rPodMur119.hap1.1, whole genome shotgun sequence genomic window carries:
- the CCDC177 gene encoding coiled-coil domain-containing protein 177, with protein MVDPVADAGEEKDAEPGSAAAAAAAGGDEASAAAAPAAAAAASSSSSAAADGASPASASAEAAAPPGGDAGQLREESPMLHLDLYNFDCAEAEGSRYVLTSPRSLEACARCAVKPVELLPRSLGELVKEAPGRSMRVAAGLYEVYEMDRQRKLQQCREERERIIREEKRRLFTPLLTASLPSSPAPRIAFKSTSGSCTPVGQARTGCLPPPPAASAAPTGARTKKSHSLDSLQKRRDGHSTKTSSDSGASSSYSGDSFRDKWPKELPRTKTVATMTALVGRSFSLGDLSHSPQTAKKVERIVKEVKRKKGLKEVTERDRKIAALMIAKQQEESILKEQRYSAHLQWDIQRRQAEQRREREERQKQRALLQCHQLWESRLERRRSKVSQEEQAATLLKQKQSWQQEEKWREHLEKQEKMRRERQEKALLDDKKKKRHQEHNLKAQEEVKKEAMEREVQLMQEKLSLAAQKKLKKEQLLQREKRLLNQAEKRKHEIILKEKAKQEAEEKAVLRASVEGSLNKAQEKYEQLVEKRNQELRERAKREEMHSQRAKKAAERRDREQKEYLKALARASERKLQHAAQVAEEVVQQKAQKVVQSRLEKEKVQKVNKRKVEENEDIRRREILQSIEKKLERSEQICKEKKNVLENARSVARASFHVREKVREEMNIRTFDRMAFEAELQASLVKK; from the coding sequence ATGGTGGATCCGGTGGCGGATGCGGGCGAGGAGAAAGACGCAGAGCCCGggagcgcggcagcagcagcagcagcaggtggagacgaggcctcggcggcggcggccccggcagcagcagcagcagccagttcctcctcctcggcGGCGGCGGATGGGGCCTCTCCGGCGTCCGCCTCGGCGGAAGCGGCGGCTCCTCCTGGCGGAGACGCGGGGCAGCTGCGCGAGGAATCGCCGATGCTTCACCTGGACCTGTACAACTTCGACTGCGCCGAGGCCGAGGGCAGCCGCTATGTGCTCACGAGCCCGCGCTCGCTGGAGGCGTGCGCCCGCTGCGCCGTCAAGCCGGTGGAGCTGCTGCCGCGCTCGCTGGGCGAGCTGGTCAAAGAGGCGCCCGGGCGCTCCATGCGCGTGGCCGCCGGCCTCTACGAGGTCTACGAGATGGACCGGCAGAGGAAGCTGCAGCAGTGccgggaggaaagggaaaggattaTCCGCGAGGAGAAGAGGAGGCTCTTCACGCCGCTCCTCACCGCCAGCCTGCCTTCCTCGCCGGCGCCCAGGATCGCCTTCAAGAGCACCAGCGGCAGCTGCACCCCGGTAGGGCAGGCCAGGACCGGctgcttgcctcctcctcctgctgcttctgctgctcccaCGGGCGCCAGGACCAAGAAGAGCCACTCCCTGGACTCCTTGCAGAAGAGGAGGGATGGCCACTCCACCAAAACCTCCTCCGACTCcggggcctcctcctcctacaGCGGAGACAGTTTCCGGGACAAGTGGCCCAAGGAGCTGCCCAGGACTAAGACGGTGGCAACCATGACGGCCCTAGTGGGGCGCAGCTTCAGCTTGGGCGACCTGAGCCACTCGCCCCAGACGGCCAAGAAGGTGGAGAGGATCGTCAAGGAGGTGAAGAGGAAGAAGGGCCTCAAGGAGGTGACGGAGAGGGACCGGAAGATCGCAGCGCTGATGATCgccaagcagcaggaggagagcaTCTTGAAGGAGCAGAGGTACAGTGCCCACCTGCAGTGGGACATCCAGCGGAGGCAGGCGGAGCAGAGGAGGGAGCGGGaggagaggcagaagcagagggccTTGCTGCAGTGCCACCAGCTGTGGGAGTCGCGGCTGGAGAGGCGGCGCAGCAAGGTGAGCCAGGAGGAGCAGGCGGCCACCCTGCTGAAGCAGAAGCAGagctggcagcaggaggagaagtggCGGGAGCACCTGGAGAAGCAGGAGAAGATGAGGCGGGAGAGGCAGGAGAAGGCCCTCCTGGACGACAAGAAGAAGAAGCGCCACCAAGAGCACAACCTGAAGGCTCAGGAGGAGGTCAAGAAAGAGGCCATGGAGCGAGAGGTGCAGCTGATGCAAGAGAAGCTGTCCTTGGCGGCCCAGAAGAAGCTGaagaaggagcagctgctgcagagggagaagcGGCTGCTCAACCAGGCCGAGAAGCGGAAGCACGAGATCATCCTCAAGGAGAAGGCCAAGCAGGAGGCCGAGGAGAAGGCGGTGCTGAGGGCTTCTGTGGAAGGGAGCCTCAACAAGGCCCAGGAGAAGTACGAGCAGCTGGTGGAGAAGAGGAACCAGGAGCTGAGGGAGagagccaagcgggaggagatgCACAGCCAGAGGGCCAAGAAGGCAGCGGAGAGGAGGGACCGGGAGCAGAAGGAGTACTTGAAGGCCTTGGCCAGGGCTTCCGAGCGGAAGCTGCAGCATGCGGCCCAGGTGGCCGAGgaagtggtgcagcagaaggcccagaAGGTGGTGCAGAGCCggctggagaaggagaaggtgCAAAAGGTGAacaagaggaaggtggaagagAACGAAGACATCCGTCGCAGGGAGATCTTGCAGTCCATTGAGAAGAAGCTGGAGCGGAGTGAACAGATCTGTAAGGAGAAAAAAAATGTCTTGGAAAACGCCCGGTCTGTTGCTCGGGCATCGTTCCATGTCCGGGAAAAAGTCCGGGAAGAGATGAACATACGTACCTTTGACAGGATGGCCTTTGAGGCGGAATTGCAGGCCAGCCTGGTTAAGAAATAA